In Rutidosis leptorrhynchoides isolate AG116_Rl617_1_P2 chromosome 2, CSIRO_AGI_Rlap_v1, whole genome shotgun sequence, one genomic interval encodes:
- the LOC139893537 gene encoding uncharacterized protein: protein MSCLNGGRILCNTSTITPYTRFPLHRPPLSLLTTRTKTSVHIVSAASKKQVRTGKFDSKNKKGSTKEDESFNESSIGTVVADEIENFDGYVLPDLPGLEKDFWEGPEWDGFGFFVEYLWAFGIVFALLSSGIAVATYNEGATDFKETPAYKESIQSRELLEEPDASSPDIFESNPTEEAPSLE, encoded by the exons ATGTCGTGTCTCAATGGTGGCCGGATTCTATGCAACACTTCCACCATAACACCGTACACCCGCTTCCCTCTCCACCGTCCACCTCTATCTCTTCTTACCACACGAACAAAAACAAGTGTTCACATAGTTTCAGCAGCATCTAAAAAACAAGTCAGAACTGGTAAATTCGACAGTAAGAACAAAAAAGGGTCGACAAAAGAGGATGAGTCGTTTAATGAGAGTTCAATTGGGACAGTAGTTGCTGATGAGATTGAAAATTTTGATGGGTATGTTTTGCCTGATCTTCCTGGGCTTGAGAAGGATTTTTGGGAAGGACCTGAATGGGATGGTTTTGGTTTCTTTGTTGAGTATTTGTGGGCTTTCGGTATCGTTTTCGCG TTATTATCTAGTGGAATTGCTGTTGCAACATACAACGAAGGCGCAACAGATTTTAAAGAAACTCCAGCTTACAAGGAATCAATTCAATCAAGGGAGTTGTTAGAAGAACCCGACGCATCAAGTCCCGATATTTTTGAGTCTAACCCTACTGAAGAGGCTCCTAGTTTGGAATAA